A genomic region of Streptomyces sp. R33 contains the following coding sequences:
- a CDS encoding ArsA-related P-loop ATPase, which produces MSRLQVVSGKGGTGKTTVAAALALALAREGRRTLLVEVEGRQGIAQLFGAEALPYEERKIAVASGGGEVFALAIDAERALLDYLQMFYKLGSAGRALKKLGAIDFATTIAPGLRDVLLTGKACEAVRRKDKAGRYVYDHVIMDAPPTGRITRFLNVNDEVAGLARFGPIHNQAQAVMKVLKSPETAVHLVTLLEEMPVQETADGIAELEAAGLPVGRVVVNMVRPHHLDEDTLRAAAGERRADVAKALSRAGLGGARRGGLAERLVDPLLTQAAEHASRVELERAQRTVLAQLDVPTYELPLLGAGMDLAGLYELASELRKQAGEE; this is translated from the coding sequence GTGAGCAGGCTCCAGGTGGTCAGCGGCAAGGGCGGAACCGGAAAGACCACGGTCGCCGCGGCACTCGCGCTCGCCCTCGCGCGCGAGGGCAGACGGACGCTTCTGGTGGAGGTCGAGGGCAGGCAGGGGATCGCGCAGCTCTTCGGCGCGGAGGCGCTCCCGTACGAGGAGCGGAAGATCGCCGTCGCCTCGGGCGGCGGGGAGGTCTTCGCCCTGGCCATCGATGCCGAGCGGGCCCTGCTGGACTACCTCCAGATGTTCTACAAGCTCGGCTCCGCCGGCCGCGCCCTCAAGAAGCTCGGCGCCATCGACTTCGCGACGACCATCGCGCCCGGGCTGCGGGACGTACTGCTGACCGGCAAGGCGTGCGAGGCGGTCCGGCGAAAGGACAAGGCGGGCCGGTACGTCTACGACCACGTGATCATGGACGCCCCGCCGACCGGGCGGATCACCCGCTTCCTCAACGTCAACGACGAGGTGGCGGGGCTGGCTCGGTTCGGGCCGATCCACAACCAGGCGCAGGCCGTCATGAAGGTGCTCAAGTCCCCGGAGACGGCCGTCCACCTGGTCACCCTGCTCGAGGAGATGCCCGTCCAGGAGACCGCGGACGGGATCGCCGAACTCGAGGCGGCCGGACTGCCCGTGGGGCGGGTCGTCGTCAACATGGTGCGGCCGCACCACCTGGACGAGGACACCCTGCGCGCCGCCGCAGGCGAGCGCCGCGCGGACGTGGCCAAGGCCCTGTCCCGGGCCGGCCTGGGCGGCGCACGCCGCGGCGGGCTCGCGGAGCGGCTGGTGGACCCGCTGCTCACGCAGGCCGCCGAGCACGCGAGCCGGGTGGAGCTGGAGCGCGCGCAGCGCACCGTACTCGCGCAGCTGGACGTGCCGACGTACGAACTCCCCCTGCTCGGCGCGGGGATGGATCTGGCCGGGCTGTACGAGCTGGCCTCGGAGCTGCGGAAGCAGGCGGGCGAGGAATGA
- a CDS encoding phage holin family protein: MSAVDQGAQGAERTLGQLVASATAEMSALVHDEIALAKAEIRQDVKRAGIGGTAIGIAGVFALFSLPVLSFAAAYGIHNLGLGLAWSFLIVGVAFLLLAGLLALIAVSKFKKVKPPERTIASVKQTAALVGTVKPHPRSVSDQAVGVARSSS, encoded by the coding sequence ATGAGCGCAGTGGACCAAGGGGCGCAAGGAGCCGAGCGCACACTCGGCCAGCTGGTCGCCTCGGCCACCGCCGAGATGTCCGCCCTGGTGCACGACGAGATCGCCCTCGCCAAGGCGGAGATCCGCCAGGACGTCAAGCGCGCGGGCATCGGCGGCACCGCCATCGGGATCGCAGGAGTGTTCGCCCTGTTCTCCCTTCCCGTGCTGAGCTTCGCCGCGGCGTACGGGATCCACAACCTCGGGCTCGGGCTCGCCTGGTCCTTCCTCATCGTCGGCGTGGCGTTCCTGCTGCTCGCGGGCCTGCTGGCGCTGATCGCCGTGTCGAAGTTCAAGAAGGTCAAGCCGCCGGAGAGGACCATCGCCTCCGTCAAGCAGACCGCGGCGCTCGTCGGCACCGTCAAGCCGCACCCGCGGTCGGTGAGTGACCAGGCCGTGGGTGTGGCACGCTCGTCCTCATGA
- a CDS encoding CoA pyrophosphatase: MPGWLDPVVEAVRTVRPTQLSRFLPPEDGRGRQSAVLILFGEGPRGPELLLMERAGSLRSHPGQPSFPGGALDPEDGDPHTTGPLRAALREAEEETGLDPAGVQLFGVLPRLYIPVSEFVVTPVLGWWHDPSPVGVVDPAETARVFTVPVADLTNPDHRVTAVHPRGHLGPAFTVESALVWGFTAGVIDRLLHFAGWERPWDRSRQVPLDWHA, from the coding sequence CTGCCCGGTTGGCTCGATCCCGTCGTGGAGGCCGTACGGACGGTCCGGCCGACCCAGCTCAGCCGTTTCCTGCCGCCCGAGGACGGCCGGGGCCGCCAGTCCGCCGTACTGATCCTGTTCGGCGAGGGCCCGCGCGGCCCCGAGCTGCTGCTCATGGAGCGCGCCGGGAGCCTGCGCTCGCACCCGGGCCAGCCCTCCTTCCCGGGCGGCGCCCTCGATCCGGAGGACGGCGATCCGCACACCACCGGCCCGCTGCGCGCCGCCCTGCGCGAGGCCGAGGAGGAGACCGGGCTCGACCCCGCCGGCGTCCAGCTCTTCGGCGTCCTGCCGCGGCTCTACATCCCGGTCAGCGAGTTCGTCGTGACCCCGGTGCTCGGCTGGTGGCACGATCCCAGCCCGGTCGGCGTCGTGGATCCGGCCGAGACCGCCCGCGTCTTCACGGTTCCCGTGGCCGATCTCACGAATCCCGATCACCGGGTCACGGCCGTCCATCCGCGCGGCCATCTGGGCCCCGCTTTCACCGTCGAATCCGCTCTGGTCTGGGGTTTTACGGCCGGAGTGATCGACCGGCTCCTGCATTTCGCGGGGTGGGAGCGCCCCTGGGACCGATCGAGGCAGGTCCCGCTCGACTGGCACGCATGA
- a CDS encoding NUDIX hydrolase produces MPNGQHGQQQPPAGGQWYPPEWPDRIRALMDGSLTPVEPRRAATVMLLRDTPDGPVVHMLRRKASMAFAGGAYAYPGGGVDPRDEDHLVGWAGPSRDEWAARLATDPRTAQAIVCGAVRETFEEAGVLLAGETADTVVGDTTGDDWEADRTALVARELSFAEFLDRRGLRLRSDLLGAWARWITPEFEPRRYDTWFFVAALPEGQRTRNASTEADRTVWIRPADAADGYDKGELLMMPPTISTLRSLEPYGSAVDALTAAAAQDLTPVLAQASLENGELVLSWPGHDEFTKRVHPGGTP; encoded by the coding sequence ATGCCGAATGGTCAGCACGGTCAGCAGCAGCCCCCCGCCGGGGGCCAGTGGTACCCGCCCGAGTGGCCCGACCGGATCCGCGCGCTCATGGACGGCTCCCTCACCCCGGTGGAGCCCCGACGCGCCGCCACCGTCATGCTGCTCCGCGACACCCCCGACGGCCCCGTCGTGCACATGCTGCGCCGCAAGGCCTCCATGGCCTTCGCGGGCGGCGCGTACGCCTACCCCGGCGGCGGGGTCGACCCCCGCGACGAGGACCACCTCGTCGGCTGGGCCGGCCCGAGCCGGGACGAGTGGGCCGCGCGCCTCGCCACCGATCCCCGGACCGCCCAGGCCATCGTTTGCGGCGCCGTCCGCGAGACCTTCGAGGAGGCGGGCGTCCTGCTCGCCGGCGAGACCGCCGACACCGTCGTCGGCGACACCACCGGCGACGACTGGGAGGCCGACCGTACGGCCCTCGTCGCCCGCGAGCTGTCCTTCGCCGAGTTCCTCGACCGCCGCGGCCTGCGGCTGCGCTCCGACCTGCTCGGCGCCTGGGCCCGCTGGATCACCCCGGAGTTCGAGCCCCGCCGCTACGACACCTGGTTCTTCGTCGCCGCCCTCCCGGAGGGCCAGCGCACCCGCAACGCCTCCACCGAAGCCGACCGGACGGTCTGGATCCGCCCCGCGGACGCCGCCGACGGCTACGACAAGGGCGAGCTGCTGATGATGCCGCCCACCATCTCCACCCTGCGCTCCCTCGAGCCGTACGGGAGCGCCGTCGACGCCCTCACCGCGGCCGCCGCCCAGGACCTGACGCCCGTACTGGCCCAGGCCTCGCTGGAGAACGGCGAACTGGTGCTCAGCTGGCCGGGCCACGACGAGTTCACCAAGCGCGTCCACCCCGGAGGCACCCCGTGA
- a CDS encoding MarP family serine protease — translation MNVLDILLLVAAVWFAIVGYRQGFVVGILSVIGFLGGGLIAVSLLPLIWDRVTDNGTQVSTTVVVIAVVVIIVCASIGQAFTTHLGNRLRRHITWSPARVVDATGGALVNVVAMLLVAWLIGSALAGTSLPTLGKEVRNSKVLLGVSRVLPAQANTWFSDFSSTLARSGFPQVFSPFSNEPITEVKAPDPALARSPVAEAAKRSIVKVVGTAPSCSKVLEGTGFVFAPGKVMTNAHVVGGVGEPTVQIGGEGKLYDGKVVLYDWERDIAVLDVPKLKAPALEFTDKDAASSSDAIVAGFPENGSYDVRAARVRGRINANGPDIYHRGTVRRDVYSLYATVRQGNSGGPLLTPDGKVYGVVFAKSLDDPNTGYALTADEVRDDIRIGKVSDRRVDSQGCAL, via the coding sequence GTGAACGTGCTGGACATCCTGTTGCTGGTCGCCGCCGTCTGGTTTGCGATCGTCGGCTACCGCCAGGGCTTCGTCGTCGGCATCCTGTCGGTGATCGGCTTCCTCGGCGGTGGTCTCATCGCCGTGTCCCTGCTCCCGCTGATCTGGGACCGGGTGACCGACAACGGCACCCAGGTGTCCACCACGGTCGTCGTGATCGCCGTGGTCGTGATCATCGTCTGTGCCTCGATCGGGCAGGCCTTCACCACGCATCTGGGCAACCGGCTGCGCCGCCACATCACGTGGTCGCCGGCCCGCGTGGTCGACGCGACCGGCGGGGCCCTGGTCAACGTCGTCGCGATGCTGCTGGTGGCGTGGCTGATCGGCTCGGCGCTCGCCGGGACGTCACTTCCCACGCTGGGCAAGGAAGTCCGCAATTCCAAGGTGCTGCTGGGCGTTTCGCGGGTGCTGCCCGCGCAGGCCAACACCTGGTTCTCGGACTTCAGCTCCACCCTCGCGCGCAGCGGGTTCCCGCAGGTGTTCAGCCCGTTCTCGAACGAGCCGATCACCGAGGTGAAGGCGCCCGACCCGGCGCTCGCCCGCAGCCCCGTCGCCGAGGCGGCCAAGCGCTCGATCGTGAAGGTCGTCGGTACCGCGCCGAGCTGCAGCAAGGTCCTGGAGGGCACCGGCTTCGTCTTCGCGCCCGGCAAGGTGATGACCAACGCGCACGTCGTCGGCGGCGTCGGCGAGCCGACCGTACAGATCGGCGGCGAGGGCAAGCTCTACGACGGCAAGGTCGTGCTCTACGACTGGGAGCGCGACATCGCCGTCCTGGACGTGCCCAAGCTGAAGGCGCCCGCGCTGGAGTTCACCGACAAGGACGCGGCGAGCAGCAGCGACGCGATCGTCGCCGGCTTCCCGGAGAACGGCTCGTACGACGTCCGCGCGGCGCGGGTCCGCGGCCGGATCAACGCCAACGGCCCGGACATCTACCACCGCGGCACCGTCCGGCGCGACGTCTACTCGCTGTACGCGACGGTCCGCCAGGGCAACTCCGGCGGCCCGCTGCTCACGCCCGACGGCAAGGTGTACGGGGTCGTCTTCGCGAAGTCGCTCGACGACCCGAACACCGGGTACGCGCTGACGGCGGACGAGGTCCGCGACGACATCCGGATCGGGAAGGTCTCCGACCGGCGGGTCGACAGCCAGGGCTGCGCCCTCTGA
- a CDS encoding MBL fold metallo-hydrolase: MTNAAALPGQPRGIVTSGPATARAVNILAPNASAMTLDGTNTWLVSEPGSELAVVIDPGPLDDVHLRAVMETAEQAGKRIALTLLTHGHPDHAEGAGRFAELTGTKVRALDPALRLGDEGLGPGDVIRTGGLELRVVPTPGHTADSLSFHLPADRAVLTGDTILGRGTTVVAHPDGRLGDYLDSLRRLRSLTVDDGVHTVLPGHGPVLDDAQGAVEFYLAHRAHRLAQVETAVENGYTTPAAVVAHVYADVDRSLWPAAEWSVRAQLEYLQDHGLIPGGPE, encoded by the coding sequence GTGACGAATGCGGCCGCTCTGCCCGGACAGCCCCGCGGAATCGTCACCTCAGGGCCCGCCACCGCCCGCGCGGTCAACATCCTGGCCCCCAACGCCTCGGCGATGACCCTGGACGGCACCAACACCTGGCTCGTCTCGGAGCCCGGCTCCGAGCTGGCCGTCGTCATCGATCCCGGCCCCCTCGACGACGTCCACCTGCGCGCGGTCATGGAGACCGCCGAACAGGCGGGCAAGCGGATCGCCCTGACCCTCCTCACCCACGGCCATCCCGACCACGCCGAGGGCGCGGGCCGGTTCGCCGAGCTCACCGGCACCAAGGTCCGCGCCCTGGACCCCGCCCTGCGCCTCGGCGACGAGGGGCTGGGCCCCGGGGACGTGATCCGGACCGGCGGGCTGGAGCTGCGCGTCGTCCCGACCCCCGGCCACACCGCCGACTCGCTCAGCTTCCACCTGCCCGCCGACCGGGCCGTCCTGACCGGCGACACGATCCTCGGCCGGGGCACCACCGTCGTCGCACACCCCGACGGCCGCCTCGGGGACTACCTCGACTCCCTGCGCCGGCTGCGCTCGCTGACGGTGGACGACGGCGTGCACACGGTGCTCCCGGGGCACGGACCGGTCCTGGACGACGCGCAGGGCGCGGTGGAGTTCTACCTGGCCCACCGCGCGCACCGGCTCGCCCAGGTCGAGACCGCGGTGGAGAACGGGTACACGACCCCCGCGGCGGTCGTCGCCCACGTCTACGCGGACGTGGACCGCTCGCTGTGGCCGGCCGCGGAATGGTCCGTACGGGCGCAGCTCGAGTACCTTCAAGATCACGGACTGATCCCGGGGGGACCTGAATGA
- a CDS encoding nucleotidyltransferase domain-containing protein has translation MEHRGLDAYGYFEREGSLGRVQGAFEPVVAAARERIGEAYGQRLHSAYLYGSVPRGTARPGRSDLDLLLALNHEAADEDRDTAEVLARGLDQDFPEIDGVGILLHGKDTLLSEQERDDLGWFLACLCTPLLGADLAEHLPRYRPDSRLARETNGDLAAVLPRWRARLEAASTPAEYRRLSRHFSRHLVRTGFTLVMPRWGGWTSDLAESAEIFGRYYPERAAQMRAAAAMALDPTGDPAVLHAYLEDLGPWLADEYTARHGTKTPR, from the coding sequence ATGGAGCACAGAGGGCTGGACGCGTACGGGTACTTCGAGCGCGAGGGGTCACTCGGCCGGGTGCAGGGCGCCTTCGAACCCGTCGTCGCCGCCGCGCGCGAGCGGATCGGCGAGGCGTACGGGCAGCGGCTCCACAGCGCCTACCTGTACGGGTCCGTGCCGCGCGGGACGGCGCGCCCGGGGCGCTCCGACCTCGACCTGCTCCTCGCTCTGAACCACGAGGCCGCCGACGAGGACCGGGACACCGCCGAGGTGCTGGCGCGCGGGCTCGACCAGGACTTCCCCGAGATCGACGGCGTCGGCATCCTGCTCCACGGCAAGGACACCCTGCTGAGCGAGCAGGAGCGGGACGACCTGGGCTGGTTCCTCGCCTGCCTGTGCACCCCGCTGCTCGGCGCCGACCTGGCCGAGCACCTCCCGCGCTACCGCCCGGACAGCCGGCTCGCCCGTGAGACCAACGGCGACCTGGCCGCCGTACTCCCGCGGTGGCGGGCCAGGCTGGAAGCCGCGTCGACGCCCGCCGAGTACCGCAGGCTCAGCCGGCACTTCTCGCGGCACCTGGTGCGCACCGGGTTCACCCTCGTGATGCCCCGGTGGGGCGGCTGGACGAGCGATCTCGCCGAGTCCGCGGAGATCTTCGGCCGGTACTACCCGGAGCGCGCCGCGCAGATGCGGGCCGCGGCCGCGATGGCGCTGGATCCGACCGGGGACCCGGCCGTGCTGCACGCGTACCTGGAAGACCTCGGCCCGTGGCTCGCGGACGAGTACACCGCCCGGCACGGCACGAAGACGCCCCGCTGA
- the nhaA gene encoding Na+/H+ antiporter NhaA, producing MPSTTRRCPTVATPSPTDRHSRKFLGRLSLPERRFVADALRAETVGGVLLLVAAIAALLWANIPALSDSYASVRNFHIGPASLGLDLSIQHWAADGLLAVFFFVAGIELKRELVAGDLRDPKAAALPVIAALCGMAVPALVYVLVNTLGGGSMDGWAVPTATDIAFALAVLAVIGTSLPSALRAFLLTLAVVDDLFAIMIIAVFFTSEIDFLALGGAVLGLVLFWFLLRKGVHGWYVYVPLALVIWGLMYNSGVHATIAGVAMGLMLRCSRKEGERQSPGEHIEHLVRPVSAGLAVPLFALFSAGVSLSDKAIAQVFTRPETLGVVLGLVVGKAVGIFGGTWLAARFTRAELNEDLAWPDVLAVASLAGIGFTVSLLIGELAFTGDQTLTDEVKAAVLFGSLIAAVVAGVMLKLRNRTYRALTEDEERDEDRDGIPDVYEQDKPEYHLRMAKIYEEKAAEHRRKAETAAAAALEAATGSSTEGDRPA from the coding sequence ATGCCGTCGACCACCCGGAGGTGTCCCACCGTGGCCACGCCCAGCCCCACCGACCGCCACAGCCGCAAGTTCCTCGGCAGGCTCTCCCTGCCCGAGCGGCGCTTCGTGGCCGACGCCCTGCGCGCCGAGACCGTCGGCGGCGTGCTCCTCCTCGTGGCCGCGATCGCCGCCCTGCTGTGGGCGAACATCCCCGCCCTCTCGGACAGCTACGCCAGCGTCCGCAACTTCCACATCGGCCCGGCCTCCCTCGGCCTGGACCTCTCGATCCAGCACTGGGCGGCCGACGGCCTGCTCGCCGTCTTCTTCTTCGTCGCCGGCATCGAGCTCAAACGCGAGCTCGTCGCGGGCGATCTGCGCGACCCCAAGGCCGCCGCCCTCCCGGTGATCGCCGCCCTCTGCGGCATGGCCGTGCCCGCGCTGGTCTACGTACTGGTCAACACCCTGGGCGGCGGCTCGATGGACGGCTGGGCGGTCCCGACCGCCACCGACATCGCCTTCGCCCTGGCCGTCCTCGCAGTCATCGGCACCTCACTGCCGTCCGCCCTGCGCGCCTTCCTGCTGACCCTCGCCGTCGTCGACGACCTCTTCGCCATCATGATCATCGCGGTGTTCTTCACCAGCGAGATCGACTTCCTGGCCCTCGGCGGCGCGGTCCTGGGCCTGGTCCTCTTCTGGTTCCTGCTCCGCAAGGGCGTCCACGGCTGGTACGTGTACGTCCCGCTCGCCCTGGTCATCTGGGGCCTGATGTACAACAGCGGCGTCCACGCGACCATCGCCGGCGTCGCCATGGGCCTGATGCTCCGCTGCTCGCGCAAGGAAGGCGAGCGCCAGTCCCCCGGCGAGCACATCGAACACCTCGTGCGGCCCGTCTCGGCCGGGCTCGCCGTGCCGCTCTTCGCGCTGTTCTCCGCCGGGGTCTCGCTCTCCGACAAGGCGATCGCCCAGGTCTTCACCCGGCCCGAGACCCTCGGCGTCGTCCTCGGCCTGGTCGTCGGCAAGGCCGTGGGCATCTTCGGCGGCACCTGGCTGGCCGCCCGCTTCACCCGGGCGGAGCTCAACGAGGACCTGGCCTGGCCGGACGTACTCGCCGTGGCCTCCCTCGCCGGCATCGGCTTCACCGTCTCGCTCCTCATCGGCGAACTCGCCTTCACCGGCGACCAGACCCTCACCGACGAGGTCAAGGCCGCCGTCCTGTTCGGCTCCCTCATCGCCGCCGTCGTCGCGGGCGTCATGCTCAAGCTGCGCAACCGCACGTACCGGGCGCTCACCGAGGACGAGGAGCGCGACGAGGACCGCGACGGCATCCCGGACGTCTACGAGCAGGACAAGCCCGAGTACCACCTGCGGATGGCGAAGATCTACGAGGAGAAGGCCGCGGAGCACCGCCGCAAGGCCGAGACCGCCGCGGCCGCCGCGCTCGAAGCGGCCACCGGGTCCAGCACCGAGGGCGACCGTCCGGCATGA
- a CDS encoding DUF4177 domain-containing protein produces the protein MTKKFEYATVPLLVHATKQILDTWGEDGWELVQVVPGPNNPEQLVAYLKREKA, from the coding sequence ATGACCAAGAAGTTCGAATACGCAACGGTCCCGCTGCTGGTCCACGCCACCAAGCAGATCCTGGACACCTGGGGCGAGGACGGCTGGGAGCTCGTCCAGGTCGTACCCGGCCCGAACAACCCCGAGCAGCTCGTGGCCTACCTCAAGCGGGAGAAGGCATGA
- the nth gene encoding endonuclease III, with protein MVRRARRINRELAELYPYAHPELDFRNPFELLVATVLSAQTTDLRVNQTTPALFAAYPTPEDMAAAVPEDLEELIRPTGFFRAKARSLLGLSQALRDNFDGNVPGRIEDLVTLPGVGRKTANVVLGNAFGVPGITVDTHFGRLVRRWKWTEQEDPEKVEAEICGIFPKSEWTMLSHRVVFHGRRICHARKPACGACPIAPLCPAYGEGETDPEKAKKLLKYEKGGQPGQRLSPPPDYPGLPAPPLGGGQAGSTAS; from the coding sequence ATGGTGCGCCGGGCCCGTCGCATCAATCGCGAGCTGGCCGAGCTCTATCCGTACGCCCATCCCGAGCTCGACTTCCGGAATCCCTTCGAGCTGCTGGTCGCCACGGTCCTCTCCGCCCAGACCACCGACCTGCGCGTGAACCAGACGACCCCGGCCCTGTTCGCCGCCTACCCGACCCCCGAGGACATGGCCGCGGCCGTTCCCGAGGATCTGGAGGAGCTCATCCGGCCGACCGGGTTCTTCCGGGCCAAGGCGCGGTCCCTCCTCGGCCTCTCGCAGGCCCTGCGGGACAACTTCGACGGGAACGTACCGGGCCGGATCGAGGACCTCGTGACGCTGCCCGGAGTGGGCCGCAAGACGGCCAACGTGGTGCTCGGCAACGCGTTCGGCGTCCCGGGCATCACCGTGGACACCCACTTCGGCCGGCTGGTCCGCCGCTGGAAGTGGACCGAGCAGGAGGATCCGGAGAAGGTCGAGGCGGAGATCTGCGGGATCTTCCCGAAGAGCGAGTGGACGATGCTCTCGCACCGCGTCGTCTTCCACGGCCGCCGGATCTGCCACGCCCGCAAGCCCGCCTGCGGCGCCTGCCCGATCGCCCCGCTCTGCCCGGCGTACGGCGAGGGCGAGACGGACCCGGAGAAGGCGAAGAAGCTGCTCAAGTACGAGAAGGGCGGTCAGCCCGGCCAGCGGCTGAGCCCGCCGCCGGACTACCCGGGCCTCCCGGCCCCGCCGCTGGGCGGCGGCCAGGCGGGCTCCACCGCCTCCTGA
- a CDS encoding Crp/Fnr family transcriptional regulator, translating to MDDVLRRAPLFAALDDEQAAELRASMGEVTLARGDALFHEGDPGDRLYVVTEGKVKLHRTSPDGRENMLAVLGPGELIGELSLFDPGPRTATATALTEVKLLGLGHGDLQPWLNARPEVATALLRAVARRLRKTNDQMSDLVFSDVPGRVARALLDLSRRFGVQSEEGIHVVHDLTQEELAQLVGASRETVNKALADFAGRGWLRLEARAVILLDVERLAKRSR from the coding sequence GTGGACGACGTTCTGCGGCGCGCCCCGCTCTTCGCGGCGCTCGATGACGAGCAGGCCGCGGAGCTCCGCGCCTCCATGGGCGAGGTGACCCTCGCACGCGGTGACGCCCTGTTCCACGAGGGCGACCCCGGCGACCGGCTGTATGTCGTGACCGAGGGCAAGGTGAAGCTGCACCGCACCTCCCCCGACGGCCGCGAGAACATGCTGGCCGTCCTCGGCCCCGGCGAGCTGATCGGCGAGCTGTCGCTCTTCGACCCCGGCCCGCGCACCGCCACCGCCACCGCCCTGACCGAGGTCAAGCTGCTCGGCCTCGGCCACGGCGACCTGCAGCCGTGGCTCAACGCCCGGCCCGAGGTCGCGACCGCGCTGCTGCGTGCGGTGGCACGGCGCCTGCGCAAGACGAACGACCAGATGTCCGACCTGGTCTTCTCCGACGTTCCCGGCCGTGTGGCGCGGGCGCTCCTCGACCTGTCGCGCCGGTTCGGCGTGCAGTCGGAGGAGGGCATCCACGTCGTGCACGACCTGACGCAGGAGGAGCTGGCCCAGCTGGTCGGCGCCTCCCGCGAGACGGTCAACAAGGCCCTCGCGGACTTCGCGGGCCGCGGGTGGCTCCGCCTGGAGGCCCGCGCGGTGATCCTGCTGGACGTGGAGCGGCTGGCGAAGCGGTCCCGCTGA
- a CDS encoding RidA family protein, whose protein sequence is MSGAVEAKLAELGLILPEVVPPLATYQPAVRSGAYVFTAGQLPMVKGSMPVTGKVGAEVSAEQAKELAATCALNALAAVKSVIGDLDKIVRVVKVVGFVASAPDFTGQPGVLNGASELLGAVLGEKGVHARSAVGVAVLPLDAPVEIEIQVEVSAS, encoded by the coding sequence ATGAGCGGCGCTGTCGAGGCGAAGCTGGCCGAGCTGGGCCTGATCCTGCCCGAGGTCGTCCCGCCGCTGGCCACGTACCAGCCGGCCGTGCGGTCGGGCGCGTACGTGTTCACCGCGGGGCAGCTCCCGATGGTCAAGGGCAGCATGCCGGTCACCGGCAAGGTCGGCGCCGAGGTCTCGGCGGAGCAGGCCAAGGAGCTGGCCGCGACCTGCGCGCTGAACGCCCTGGCCGCGGTGAAGTCCGTGATCGGTGACCTCGACAAGATCGTGCGTGTCGTGAAGGTCGTCGGCTTCGTGGCCTCGGCCCCCGACTTCACCGGCCAGCCGGGCGTGCTGAACGGTGCGAGCGAGCTGCTGGGTGCCGTACTCGGCGAAAAGGGCGTCCACGCCCGCAGCGCCGTCGGCGTGGCGGTCCTCCCGCTGGACGCCCCGGTCGAGATCGAGATCCAGGTCGAGGTTTCCGCTTCCTGA
- a CDS encoding alpha/beta fold hydrolase, which produces MTAPSPDSSTPPTAATAVRIDVPGGRTVTHRDVAANGARFHVAEMGDGPLVLLLHGFPQFWWTWRHQLTALADAGYRAVAMDLRGVGGSDRTPRGYDPANLALDITGVVRSLGEPDAALVGHDLGGYLAWTAAVMRPKLVRRLVVSSMPHPRRWRSAMLSDFGQTRASSHIWGFQRPFIPERQLVADDGALVGELIRDWSGPVPPEEADLDVYRRAMCIPSTAHCSIEPYRWMMRSMARPDGLQFNRRMKRPVRVPTLHLHGSLDPVMRTRSAAGSGEYVEAPYRWRLFDGLGHFPHEEDPAAFSTELVNWLKDPEPDR; this is translated from the coding sequence ATGACAGCGCCCTCACCGGACTCCAGCACTCCGCCCACCGCCGCGACGGCGGTCCGGATCGATGTGCCCGGCGGGAGGACGGTGACCCACCGGGACGTCGCGGCCAACGGGGCCCGGTTCCACGTCGCCGAGATGGGCGACGGGCCGCTGGTGCTGCTGCTGCACGGCTTCCCGCAGTTCTGGTGGACGTGGCGGCACCAGCTGACCGCGCTCGCCGACGCCGGATACCGGGCGGTCGCGATGGACCTGCGCGGGGTGGGCGGCAGCGACCGCACCCCCCGCGGCTACGACCCCGCGAACCTGGCGCTCGACATCACCGGGGTCGTACGGTCGCTCGGCGAGCCCGACGCCGCCCTCGTGGGACACGACCTGGGCGGCTACCTCGCCTGGACCGCGGCCGTGATGCGGCCCAAGCTGGTGCGCCGGCTCGTGGTCTCCTCGATGCCGCACCCGCGGCGCTGGCGCTCGGCGATGCTGTCCGACTTCGGTCAGACGCGGGCCAGTTCGCACATCTGGGGCTTCCAGCGGCCGTTCATTCCCGAGCGGCAGCTCGTCGCCGACGACGGAGCGCTCGTGGGGGAGCTGATCCGCGACTGGTCCGGGCCCGTGCCCCCCGAGGAGGCGGACCTCGACGTGTACCGGCGGGCGATGTGCATCCCGTCCACCGCGCACTGCTCGATCGAGCCGTACCGCTGGATGATGCGGTCGATGGCCCGGCCGGACGGGCTCCAGTTCAACCGCCGGATGAAGCGGCCGGTGCGGGTGCCGACGCTGCACCTGCACGGCTCGCTCGACCCGGTGATGCGGACCCGGAGCGCGGCAGGCTCCGGGGAGTACGTCGAAGCCCCGTACCGCTGGCGGCTGTTCGACGGCCTCGGGCACTTCCCCCACGAAGAGGATCCCGCCGCGTTCTCGACCGAGCTCGTGAACTGGCTCAAGGACCCCGAGCCGGACCGCTGA